One segment of Haemophilus influenzae DNA contains the following:
- a CDS encoding capsular polysaccharide biosynthesis protein: MPTALIFSHGIKKIPHLASFFPNQKLAFARIFSVPKADSVLGWGLRPSTKKSRAYAQKHNLPFIALEDGFLRSLGLGVDGYPPLSMVVDKLGIYYDTTRPSTLEQLIQAGECDEVLAEKARTQIVTYQLSKYNQTLVDYEKEGDEPLVLVIDQTFGDIAVKYGQADTEHFAQMLQAAITENPNAKILVKTHPDVLSGKKQGYFSPNENDPSDVHFFGDPVNPISLIKAVEKVYCVTSQMGFEALLVGKPVVTFGVPWFAGWGVTDDRHPNAKALAQSERRKVRSILQLFYAAYFQYTRYLNPNTGKSGTIFDVINHIIHTKALNLRLQGNLYCVGISLWKRAVIKPFFRLPSCKLHFVKDVSKLNGKTFTKNDRLLLWGTGKEAALNYAKAHNINVLRMEDGFIRSVGLGSNLVAPLSLVCDDLGIYFNAESPSRLEEILQHQQFTEADLIEASQLQHVLVSQHIGKYNVGEGTFSLPNTVKKKILVVGQVEDDASIRTASPNIRTNLDLLKTVRAANPQAYIVYKAHPDVVSGNRIGHIAESQAVKLADQIAKTENVLDCINAVDELHTMTSLAGFEALLRNKTVHCYGLPFYSHWGLTVDHCSFNRRNRKLSLLELIAGTLVYYPQYVNPNTGELTNAQTAIEILKAQRLALNHSGIHRHWLAKQYGKLQHLVRTLRT, from the coding sequence ATGCCAACTGCTCTGATTTTCTCGCACGGAATCAAAAAAATTCCGCATTTAGCCTCATTTTTCCCTAATCAAAAATTGGCTTTCGCGCGCATTTTTTCTGTGCCGAAGGCTGATTCTGTGTTGGGTTGGGGGTTACGTCCTTCCACGAAAAAATCACGTGCATATGCACAAAAGCATAACTTACCGTTTATCGCCTTAGAAGACGGTTTTTTACGTTCTCTTGGTCTAGGGGTTGATGGTTATCCACCACTTTCTATGGTCGTGGATAAATTAGGTATTTATTACGACACGACTCGTCCCTCAACATTGGAACAGCTTATTCAGGCAGGTGAATGTGATGAGGTTTTAGCGGAAAAGGCTCGGACACAAATTGTGACGTATCAACTTTCAAAATATAACCAAACATTAGTGGATTATGAGAAAGAAGGTGACGAGCCATTAGTGCTTGTTATCGACCAAACCTTTGGCGATATAGCGGTTAAATATGGTCAAGCCGATACTGAGCATTTTGCACAAATGTTACAAGCTGCCATTACAGAAAATCCCAATGCCAAAATTTTAGTGAAAACCCATCCTGATGTATTAAGTGGTAAAAAGCAGGGTTATTTTTCGCCAAATGAAAATGATCCAAGCGACGTGCATTTTTTTGGTGATCCCGTCAATCCGATTTCGCTAATTAAAGCCGTAGAGAAAGTTTATTGTGTTACCTCTCAAATGGGGTTTGAAGCATTATTAGTGGGTAAACCAGTGGTGACTTTTGGCGTACCATGGTTTGCTGGCTGGGGCGTAACGGATGATCGTCATCCTAATGCTAAAGCGCTAGCACAAAGTGAGCGCCGTAAAGTGCGGTCAATTTTACAACTGTTTTATGCGGCGTATTTTCAATATACTCGTTATTTGAATCCGAATACCGGCAAATCGGGAACGATTTTTGATGTCATTAACCACATCATTCACACCAAAGCACTTAACTTGCGCTTACAAGGCAATCTCTATTGCGTTGGAATATCCTTGTGGAAACGTGCGGTTATTAAACCGTTTTTCCGTTTACCAAGCTGCAAGCTACATTTTGTTAAAGATGTGAGCAAACTCAATGGTAAAACATTCACAAAAAATGACCGCTTGTTACTATGGGGAACGGGTAAAGAAGCCGCGCTAAATTATGCTAAAGCGCATAATATTAACGTGCTCAGAATGGAAGATGGGTTTATTCGTTCAGTTGGGCTTGGCTCAAACTTGGTTGCACCACTTTCTTTAGTGTGTGACGATTTAGGTATCTATTTCAATGCAGAAAGTCCTTCTCGCTTAGAAGAGATTTTGCAGCATCAACAATTTACCGAAGCAGATTTAATCGAAGCCAGTCAGCTACAACATGTGTTGGTATCGCAACATATCGGTAAATATAATGTCGGTGAAGGAACATTTTCTTTACCGAATACAGTCAAAAAGAAAATTTTAGTGGTAGGACAGGTCGAAGACGATGCCTCTATTCGAACTGCCTCACCGAATATTCGCACTAATTTAGATTTATTAAAAACAGTACGCGCCGCAAATCCTCAAGCTTATATCGTTTATAAGGCACACCCGGATGTTGTAAGTGGTAATCGCATTGGTCATATTGCAGAATCGCAAGCGGTCAAATTAGCGGATCAAATTGCAAAAACAGAAAACGTGCTTGACTGCATCAATGCCGTGGATGAACTACACACCATGACATCTCTTGCAGGTTTTGAAGCCTTGCTAAGAAACAAAACGGTGCATTGTTATGGTTTGCCATTTTATAGCCACTGGGGATTGACCGTTGATCACTGCTCTTTTAACCGCCGCAATCGAAAACTTTCATTGTTAGAACTTATTGCTGGCACATTGGTCTATTATCCACAATATGTTAATCCGAATACGGGTGAGCTAACCAATGCTCAAACAGCGATTGAAATTTTAAAAGCACAGCGTTTAGCGCTTAATCACAGTGGCATTCATCGCCATTGGTTGGCAAAACAATATGGCAAATTACAGCATTTAGTGCGCACATTGCGTACTTAA
- a CDS encoding capsule biosynthesis protein: protein MNHYLDELVQSSKRILLLQGPIGHFFTDLSAWLVGQGKTVYKINFNGGDEHFYPSSIENTIAYRGSVSEFYPYLQLFCKQHNIDAMVCFGDNRKYHKIAKKISQDEKIPFWVFEEGYFRPDYVTLEKQGVNAFSPLPRQADFYLEQAENLPEPAVPLKLAKGFLPMAKVAIAYYIKAYLGRDNYPKYQHHRILNLKYYIKLWVTSGIKRTCYYLRDRSFAKKVTKGELGYFFIVPLQVYDDSQVKVHCDFNSVGEFLAEVLQSFATSAPNHLNLIIKHHPMDRGFIHYESVILEFESRYPQLKGRLFYVYDVSLPVLLRHGKGMVTLNSTSGISALLHGMPVITLGRANYHFEGLTHQGDLASFWQNPTKPDMPVFEAYRKYHLNKTMINGSFYNRVILPLHPDKN, encoded by the coding sequence ATGAACCACTATTTAGATGAATTAGTCCAAAGTTCGAAACGGATTTTACTTTTGCAAGGACCAATCGGCCACTTTTTTACCGATCTTTCAGCTTGGTTAGTGGGACAAGGAAAAACCGTTTATAAAATCAATTTTAACGGTGGCGATGAGCATTTTTATCCGTCATCGATTGAAAACACGATTGCTTATCGTGGCTCAGTGAGTGAGTTCTACCCTTACTTGCAACTATTTTGCAAACAACACAATATTGATGCGATGGTTTGCTTTGGTGACAACCGTAAATACCACAAAATTGCAAAAAAAATATCACAAGATGAAAAAATTCCATTTTGGGTGTTTGAAGAAGGCTATTTCCGTCCTGATTACGTCACACTCGAAAAACAAGGGGTAAATGCGTTCTCTCCTCTTCCTCGTCAAGCAGATTTCTATCTTGAGCAAGCCGAAAATTTACCTGAGCCAGCTGTACCACTTAAATTAGCCAAAGGTTTTTTACCGATGGCAAAAGTGGCAATCGCTTATTATATTAAAGCTTATTTGGGGCGAGATAATTACCCGAAATACCAGCACCACCGTATTCTGAATCTGAAATACTATATAAAACTCTGGGTTACATCAGGCATTAAGCGGACTTGTTATTACTTGCGTGATCGCTCGTTTGCAAAAAAAGTAACAAAAGGAGAACTCGGTTATTTTTTTATTGTACCACTGCAAGTTTACGATGACAGCCAAGTAAAAGTACATTGCGACTTCAATAGCGTCGGTGAATTCTTAGCTGAAGTACTACAGTCTTTTGCTACATCTGCGCCTAATCATTTAAACTTGATCATTAAGCACCACCCAATGGATAGAGGTTTTATTCATTATGAGTCTGTTATTCTAGAGTTTGAAAGCCGCTATCCTCAATTAAAAGGGCGACTATTCTATGTGTACGATGTGTCATTGCCTGTTCTACTTCGCCATGGAAAAGGCATGGTAACATTAAACAGTACGAGTGGTATTTCAGCCTTATTACATGGAATGCCCGTTATTACGCTTGGGCGTGCTAATTATCATTTTGAAGGTCTTACACACCAAGGGGATTTGGCTTCATTTTGGCAAAATCCAACCAAGCCTGATATGCCTGTATTTGAGGCTTACCGCAAATATCATCTGAATAAAACCATGATTAATGGTAGTTTTTATAATCGAGTGATCCTTCCCTTACATCCGGATAAAAATTAA
- the bexD gene encoding capsule polysaccharide exporter BexD, with protein sequence MKNYPLKAVSFALMFGLSACSSLPTSGPSHSAVLDINQGADASELAAKVNVVELNELLVQQMYMAQQSQRFSGFADVSGSSGYAGAVNVGDVLEISIWEAPPAVLFGTTFSSEGQGSGHVTQLPSQIVNKNGTVTVPFVGNISVAGKTPEVIQAQIVASLRRKANQPQAVVKIANNNSSDVIVIRQGSTVRMPLTANDERVLDAVAAVGGSTENIEDVTVQLTRGNQVKTLAFETLIADPKQNIVLRAGDVVSLLNTPYKFTGLGAVGNNQQLRFSSSGITLAEAIGKMGGLIDTRSDPRGVFVFRYMPFAQLDSKAQQEWAAKGYGNGMEVPTVYRANLLQPETMFLLQRFPIQDKDIVYVSNAPLSEFQKFLRMIFSITSPVTSTTNTIRSY encoded by the coding sequence ATGAAAAATTATCCACTAAAAGCGGTCAGCTTTGCATTGATGTTTGGACTTTCCGCTTGTTCTTCGTTACCAACTTCAGGACCAAGTCATTCAGCGGTATTAGATATAAACCAAGGAGCTGATGCATCTGAGTTAGCAGCAAAAGTTAATGTAGTTGAGTTAAATGAATTACTCGTGCAACAAATGTACATGGCACAACAAAGTCAACGCTTTTCAGGGTTTGCAGATGTGTCTGGCAGCAGCGGTTATGCTGGTGCTGTAAATGTGGGTGATGTATTAGAGATCTCCATTTGGGAAGCCCCTCCAGCAGTGTTATTTGGTACAACATTTAGTAGTGAAGGACAGGGCAGTGGCCATGTTACACAATTACCTTCACAAATCGTAAATAAAAATGGTACGGTAACCGTGCCATTTGTTGGAAATATCAGTGTCGCAGGTAAGACACCAGAGGTTATTCAAGCTCAAATTGTGGCAAGCCTTAGACGTAAAGCAAATCAACCACAGGCAGTAGTTAAAATTGCTAACAATAATTCATCAGATGTGATTGTTATTCGTCAAGGTAGTACTGTGCGTATGCCATTAACTGCAAATGATGAACGTGTTTTAGATGCAGTGGCTGCTGTAGGTGGATCAACAGAAAATATTGAAGATGTGACTGTTCAGCTTACGCGAGGAAATCAAGTGAAAACATTGGCATTTGAAACCTTAATTGCCGATCCTAAGCAAAATATTGTATTACGTGCAGGCGATGTGGTTTCACTTTTAAATACGCCATATAAATTTACAGGGCTAGGCGCTGTAGGTAATAACCAACAGTTACGTTTTTCTAGCAGTGGTATTACGCTTGCTGAAGCGATTGGTAAAATGGGCGGTTTGATTGACACGCGTTCTGACCCACGAGGTGTCTTTGTATTCCGTTATATGCCGTTTGCACAATTAGACTCTAAAGCACAGCAAGAATGGGCGGCTAAGGGGTATGGTAATGGCATGGAAGTGCCAACCGTATACCGTGCGAATTTATTACAACCGGAAACCATGTTTTTATTACAACGCTTCCCTATCCAAGATAAAGATATTGTATATGTGTCGAATGCACCGCTTTCAGAATTCCAAAAATTCTTGAGAATGATTTTCTCGATTACCTCGCCGGTAACGAGTACGACCAATACGATCAGAAGTTATTAA
- a CDS encoding bifunctional glycosyltransferase/CDP-glycerol:glycerophosphate glycerophosphotransferase gives MKTNFIFSIIMPIYNVDQWLEEAILSIINQKKINFEENVQLILVNDCSPDNSEEICLKFRKKYPNNILYYKNEKNLGLSGTRNKGLTLAEGKYINFFDPDDTLSPSVLYEVNKFFTQNSSQNLAHISIPLVFFEAASGLHPKYRLLGNKNRIIDLDKEQHNFILSSASSFYPRDNIKKNKFDTSLFGEEDTLFNFNIYSNINKFGYVCENGVQYNYRRRQEGGSQVDLSRVKPQAFITPIQILENVNAKDQVLFYELIAYQLRSRIKNIKPEIFQNKNDYNHIINRYRDFMSLIPKDFILHKTKYLETQEQKIDFISEIYRKNLTIDEDAYINIDDCKIFKCNDLPLDIKNISIEKNVLIIETLFNNFNIEDLSIVIMDKGKNIIKPIKEYYCDSLYIHKCCDIKSSNNILYSRFEIPVFRKGEYRLYFKRKSNGFLHIVNRLRTYSESPFLGNGVFNSNLFKLYSEQNTSISLYKKAFYIKSSTVINKISNRIKSLFLIRKRHKTWKWLRLLKLNKPKYWLFNDRPINANDNAEAFFTYINKSVPHIAKNSYFVLDKNSPDISRIKKIGKVIIQNSLKHKLLYLNSKYIFTSHLATSFFKPISFKHLKYYNDLIETKIIWLQHGITMNNIEIAANKFNKHIYKIVTAANFENSIFKNKNFFFNKEDLFNVGFPRYDKLIKKKDEDKIVLIMPTWRSYLSGNIIKNGLHAELEIFKESDYYKNFVDLLSNKLLINTLKENNVIIKFVLHPGFKQYAKYFKQLESNEILIIDELSLSYKDLFNEASLLITDYSSVFFDFSYKEKPSIFFQFDEDEFYSKHYKKGFFDFTSMAPGKVTYNTDDLISEIIKSIISNFSIKNEYLYRIRNMYKYNDNKNCERLLNEVLKNE, from the coding sequence ATGAAAACCAATTTCATATTCAGTATAATCATGCCAATTTATAATGTTGACCAATGGTTAGAAGAAGCAATATTAAGTATAATAAATCAAAAGAAAATTAATTTTGAAGAAAATGTTCAATTAATTTTAGTTAATGATTGTAGCCCTGATAACAGTGAAGAAATATGTCTAAAATTTAGAAAAAAATATCCTAATAATATTTTATATTACAAGAATGAGAAGAACCTAGGATTATCTGGAACAAGAAATAAAGGATTAACCCTTGCAGAAGGGAAATACATTAATTTCTTTGATCCTGATGATACATTATCTCCATCTGTACTTTATGAAGTAAATAAATTTTTTACACAAAATTCTTCTCAAAATTTAGCTCATATATCAATACCTTTAGTATTTTTTGAGGCTGCTTCTGGATTACATCCTAAATATAGATTACTTGGAAATAAAAACAGAATTATTGATTTAGATAAAGAACAACATAACTTTATACTTTCATCTGCAAGTTCATTCTATCCAAGAGATAATATTAAGAAAAATAAATTTGATACCTCATTATTTGGAGAAGAAGACACCCTATTTAATTTTAATATCTACAGTAATATTAATAAATTTGGCTATGTGTGCGAAAATGGCGTTCAATACAACTATAGAAGAAGACAAGAAGGAGGATCACAAGTAGACCTAAGTAGAGTAAAACCACAAGCTTTTATTACCCCAATCCAAATATTAGAAAATGTTAATGCAAAAGATCAAGTTTTATTCTATGAACTAATAGCTTACCAGCTTAGATCAAGAATAAAAAATATAAAACCTGAAATATTCCAGAATAAGAATGATTATAATCATATAATTAATAGATATAGAGATTTTATGTCTCTAATTCCTAAAGATTTTATTTTACATAAAACAAAGTATTTAGAAACACAAGAACAAAAAATTGACTTTATTTCAGAAATATATAGAAAGAATCTAACAATAGATGAAGATGCTTATATTAACATAGATGATTGTAAAATATTTAAATGCAATGATTTACCATTGGATATAAAAAATATTAGTATTGAAAAAAATGTTCTTATAATTGAAACATTATTTAATAATTTTAACATCGAAGATCTTAGCATTGTTATAATGGACAAAGGTAAAAATATTATAAAACCAATTAAAGAATATTATTGCGACAGCCTCTATATTCATAAATGCTGTGATATAAAATCAAGTAATAACATATTATATTCTAGATTCGAAATACCAGTATTTAGAAAAGGTGAATATCGACTTTATTTTAAGAGAAAAAGCAATGGCTTCTTACATATAGTAAATAGACTTAGAACATATAGCGAAAGTCCATTCCTTGGCAATGGCGTATTTAATTCAAATTTATTTAAGCTTTATTCTGAACAGAATACTAGTATATCTTTATATAAAAAAGCTTTTTATATAAAAAGCTCTACTGTAATTAATAAAATATCAAATAGGATAAAATCATTATTTTTAATAAGAAAAAGACATAAAACATGGAAATGGTTAAGATTATTAAAACTTAATAAACCTAAGTACTGGCTATTTAATGACCGACCAATTAATGCTAATGATAATGCAGAAGCATTCTTTACGTATATTAATAAATCGGTTCCTCATATCGCTAAGAACTCTTATTTTGTTCTAGATAAAAATTCCCCAGATATAAGTAGAATCAAGAAAATAGGTAAAGTTATCATTCAAAATAGCCTAAAACATAAGTTACTTTATTTAAATTCTAAGTATATATTTACATCGCATTTAGCAACATCATTTTTTAAACCAATATCATTTAAGCATTTAAAATATTATAATGATTTGATAGAAACAAAAATTATATGGTTACAGCATGGTATAACTATGAATAACATAGAAATAGCTGCAAATAAATTTAACAAGCATATTTATAAAATTGTAACGGCAGCAAACTTTGAAAATTCAATATTTAAAAATAAGAATTTCTTTTTTAATAAAGAAGACTTATTTAATGTGGGTTTTCCAAGATATGATAAATTAATTAAGAAAAAAGATGAAGATAAGATTGTACTCATTATGCCCACATGGAGATCCTATCTAAGTGGAAATATTATAAAAAATGGATTGCATGCTGAATTAGAAATCTTTAAAGAATCTGACTACTATAAAAATTTTGTCGATTTATTATCAAATAAATTACTAATTAATACATTAAAAGAAAATAATGTTATTATTAAATTTGTTTTACATCCTGGATTTAAACAGTATGCTAAATACTTTAAACAGTTAGAATCAAATGAAATTCTTATTATCGATGAATTATCTCTATCTTACAAGGATCTTTTTAATGAAGCATCATTATTAATAACGGATTATTCTAGTGTGTTTTTTGATTTCTCTTACAAAGAAAAACCATCTATATTTTTCCAATTTGATGAAGATGAATTCTATTCAAAACACTATAAAAAAGGATTCTTTGACTTTACTAGCATGGCGCCAGGAAAAGTAACTTATAACACAGATGATTTAATATCTGAAATTATTAAAAGTATAATTTCTAATTTTTCTATTAAAAATGAATATCTATATAGAATTAGAAATATGTATAAATATAATGATAATAAAAACTGTGAAAGATTATTAAATGAGGTATTGAAAAATGAATAA
- a CDS encoding Stealth CR1 domain-containing protein, which yields MKKLKKFVTKPHIFFRDALNNKYPIINNEQGIKELDERAVLSHQENLEKLESSLMNTPIPIDVVFTWVNDKDEKWQEKKQHYSKLANNYAFYAKDNVRFEEHNELFYSVKSVQKFLPWVRYIFIVTDNQIPHWLNNEDSQIKIVDHREIIDHDYLPTFNSHVIEANLHKIPNLSEHFIYFNDDVFVAKPLQKSHFFKPNGLASIFLSIKNLDKMYAKGTTTPTLLASMNSRRLLRKMYGQELNIQTPLIHSYIPLKKSVFEKIWSVFKEEIESFLSNRFRGKNDLNLATFFVPYAMYLEGKSVLTPEICYYFNIRSANAKAQYKKLLQKKENGNRPHSFCINDTSSSNNHFYHKNFNTFINLYF from the coding sequence ATGAAAAAACTAAAAAAATTTGTTACGAAGCCACACATATTTTTTCGTGACGCATTGAATAATAAATACCCTATTATAAATAATGAACAAGGAATTAAAGAATTAGATGAACGAGCTGTTCTCTCTCATCAAGAAAATCTGGAAAAACTAGAAAGCTCGCTAATGAATACACCAATACCTATTGATGTCGTTTTCACATGGGTTAATGATAAAGATGAAAAATGGCAGGAAAAGAAACAGCACTATTCGAAACTAGCAAACAACTATGCATTCTATGCGAAAGATAATGTCAGATTTGAAGAACATAACGAGCTATTTTACTCTGTCAAAAGTGTACAAAAATTCTTACCTTGGGTACGGTACATTTTTATCGTAACGGATAATCAAATACCACATTGGCTTAATAATGAAGATTCCCAAATTAAAATTGTGGATCATCGTGAGATCATTGATCACGATTATCTTCCTACGTTTAATTCACATGTTATTGAGGCTAATCTACATAAAATTCCAAACCTAAGTGAACATTTTATTTATTTTAATGATGATGTATTTGTAGCTAAACCTTTACAAAAAAGCCATTTTTTTAAACCTAATGGGCTAGCCTCTATTTTCCTATCCATTAAAAACTTAGATAAAATGTATGCAAAAGGTACAACTACGCCTACATTACTCGCTTCAATGAATTCAAGACGCTTATTACGAAAAATGTATGGACAAGAATTAAACATACAAACACCACTAATTCACTCCTATATTCCACTCAAGAAAAGTGTTTTTGAAAAAATATGGAGTGTGTTTAAAGAAGAGATTGAAAGTTTTTTATCAAATAGATTTAGGGGTAAAAACGATCTTAATCTCGCTACTTTTTTTGTACCTTATGCCATGTATTTAGAAGGGAAAAGTGTTCTTACGCCTGAAATTTGCTATTACTTTAATATTCGCTCCGCAAATGCTAAGGCACAGTATAAAAAGTTATTACAAAAAAAAGAGAATGGAAATAGACCACATTCTTTTTGTATTAATGATACTTCTAGTTCTAATAACCATTTTTATCATAAAAATTTTAACACTTTCATAAATCTATATTTTTAG
- a CDS encoding SGNH/GDSL hydrolase family protein, producing MNNKRHIRLKEFFPGIHRVHTPSESYIKKSPLLQKNRSYFQKVDNNGFMQSHLNIQEDKKIFLVGDSFIESIFIDESKRINAIMEESFLFQEGKEVKVYNAGVSGSTGLNLFNLILNKIIILKPDVIIYSQPSCDFSALLYENGYYNNSKYFSNIIPSVESDVFRFKTIQDNLIQIQNNIIMLSKLCELYSIDLFISTCCSNSSKRQLKMMNDIIRENSYLGYKVIDLDLIVPKTEAYFYDKQHLNEYGSNLVANIYLYNVRNFSDDMPKKTIQKHHIQKINGVFEITSNNLEKESNSILLKIKNNEKQNQDFEIKITYFNEGEIIKNDVKKILLLPLHSIECSYFIEELHQTKVLIEPISISKNIEIEIIKYTITLLC from the coding sequence ATGAATAATAAGAGACACATTAGACTAAAAGAATTTTTTCCGGGAATCCATAGAGTTCATACACCATCAGAAAGTTATATAAAAAAATCCCCCTTACTACAAAAAAATAGATCTTATTTTCAGAAAGTTGACAATAATGGATTTATGCAATCTCATTTAAATATCCAAGAAGATAAAAAAATTTTTTTAGTTGGTGATTCATTCATAGAAAGTATTTTTATCGATGAATCAAAGAGAATAAACGCAATTATGGAAGAAAGCTTTCTATTTCAAGAAGGAAAAGAAGTAAAAGTATATAATGCTGGAGTATCTGGTTCTACAGGGTTAAACTTATTTAACCTTATACTTAATAAAATTATTATTTTAAAGCCTGACGTTATTATATACTCTCAACCTTCCTGTGATTTTTCTGCTTTACTATATGAAAATGGATATTATAACAATAGTAAATATTTTTCTAATATTATTCCATCAGTAGAAAGTGATGTTTTTAGATTCAAAACTATTCAAGATAATTTAATTCAGATACAGAATAATATTATTATGCTATCTAAACTATGTGAGTTATACAGTATCGATCTCTTTATATCAACTTGCTGTTCAAATTCATCTAAACGCCAACTTAAAATGATGAATGATATTATTAGAGAGAATTCTTATCTTGGGTATAAGGTTATTGATTTGGACTTGATAGTACCAAAAACAGAGGCCTATTTTTATGATAAACAACACTTAAATGAATATGGTAGTAATTTAGTTGCTAATATTTATCTATATAACGTTAGAAATTTTTCAGATGACATGCCAAAAAAAACAATACAAAAACATCATATACAAAAAATAAATGGCGTCTTTGAAATAACCTCAAACAACTTAGAAAAAGAGAGCAACTCTATTTTGTTAAAAATAAAAAACAATGAAAAACAAAATCAAGATTTTGAAATAAAAATAACATATTTCAATGAAGGAGAAATAATAAAGAATGATGTAAAAAAAATATTATTGTTACCATTGCATAGTATAGAATGCTCATATTTTATAGAAGAACTACATCAGACTAAAGTACTTATAGAACCAATTTCTATATCAAAAAATATTGAAATAGAAATCATAAAATATACTATTACTTTATTATGTTAG
- a CDS encoding YcjX family protein has product MNCKIINRGFDRTLRLAVTGLSRSGKTAFITSLINQLLHINQEENAHLPLFEAARNQSILAVKRVPQQDLSIPRFDYEANLNDLVNNPPQWCQSTRGVSETRLAIRFERQSGLLRHFKERGTLYLDIFDYPGEWLLDLPLLNLDFQQWSLEQAKITSGIRQQFAQEWLDKLKKLDLSAVVNEDVLAQIAKSYTDYLLACKAEGMQFIQPGRFVLPGELEVAPVLQFFPLLHLSEEQWQKLKREAKSNSYFAVLNKRYDYYRNKVVKGFYENYFSTFDRQVILADCLTPLNHSQQAFIDMQTGLNELFKNFRYGKRNLLNRLFSPNIDKLMFVATKADHITTDQIQNLISLMRQLVQEGGRHVEFEGIDTEYTAIAAIRATKQVLVNQNGKQIKAIQGVRSLDKQLITLYPGSVPSKLPNAEFWSKQSFDFDSFEPQVLQQGESIPHLRMDAVLQFLLADRFD; this is encoded by the coding sequence GTGAATTGTAAAATAATCAATCGTGGATTTGACCGCACTTTGCGCTTGGCTGTAACCGGGTTAAGTCGAAGCGGTAAAACGGCTTTTATTACGAGTTTGATTAATCAACTGTTACATATTAATCAAGAGGAAAATGCTCATCTTCCTTTATTTGAGGCTGCCCGAAATCAGTCTATTTTGGCGGTAAAACGAGTGCCTCAACAGGATTTAAGTATTCCACGTTTTGATTATGAAGCGAATCTCAATGATTTAGTGAATAATCCACCACAATGGTGCCAATCTACTCGAGGGGTGAGTGAAACACGTCTTGCTATTCGTTTTGAACGTCAATCGGGCTTACTTCGTCATTTTAAAGAACGTGGCACATTATACTTGGATATTTTCGATTATCCTGGTGAATGGCTATTGGATTTACCTTTGCTGAATCTAGATTTTCAACAATGGTCACTTGAACAAGCTAAAATTACATCGGGTATTCGCCAACAGTTTGCCCAAGAGTGGTTGGATAAACTGAAAAAGCTCGACTTAAGTGCGGTCGTCAATGAAGATGTTTTAGCGCAGATTGCAAAATCTTATACCGACTATTTACTTGCTTGCAAAGCAGAAGGAATGCAATTTATTCAACCAGGCCGATTTGTCTTGCCTGGGGAATTAGAAGTCGCACCTGTTTTGCAATTTTTCCCGTTATTGCATTTGTCGGAAGAACAATGGCAAAAACTGAAAAGAGAGGCGAAATCCAATAGCTATTTTGCCGTGTTAAATAAACGATATGATTATTATCGTAATAAGGTGGTGAAAGGCTTTTATGAAAATTATTTTTCTACTTTTGATCGCCAAGTAATTTTAGCGGATTGCTTAACGCCACTGAATCATAGCCAACAAGCCTTTATTGATATGCAAACAGGTCTTAATGAGCTTTTCAAAAATTTCCGTTATGGGAAACGCAATTTACTTAATCGCTTGTTTTCCCCGAATATTGATAAGCTCATGTTTGTGGCAACAAAAGCCGATCATATCACGACAGATCAAATTCAAAACTTAATTAGTCTGATGCGCCAATTGGTGCAAGAAGGCGGTCGTCATGTAGAATTTGAAGGGATTGATACAGAATATACGGCAATTGCTGCGATTCGAGCGACAAAACAAGTTTTAGTTAATCAAAACGGTAAACAAATCAAAGCTATTCAAGGTGTGCGTTCTTTAGATAAACAACTGATTACACTTTATCCAGGATCTGTTCCAAGTAAACTACCTAATGCTGAGTTCTGGTCAAAACAATCTTTTGACTTTGATTCCTTTGAACCTCAAGTTTTACAACAAGGTGAAAGCATCCCGCATTTAAGAATGGATGCAGTTTTACAGTTTTTATTGGCGGATAGGTTTGATTAA